A DNA window from Pungitius pungitius chromosome 1, fPunPun2.1, whole genome shotgun sequence contains the following coding sequences:
- the lhfpl5b gene encoding LHFPL tetraspan subfamily member 5b produces MDLLPAQEAAKIYHTNYVRNSRAIGVMWAVFTICFVIITVVVFIQPYWIGDSVDTPQAGYFGLFHYCIGNALTSELICKGSMLDFASIPSPAFRTAMFFVGTAMLLIVGTMVCFSLFLFCNAGNVYKICAWMQLASAALMGMGCMIYPDGWDAPEVKRMCGQKTDKYSLGNCTVRWAYILAIISILDALLLALLSFTLGNRQDKLLPDEFQVEGGAENP; encoded by the exons ATGGATCTGCTTCCAGCCCAGGAGGCTGCAAAAATCTACCACACCAACTATGTGAGAAACTCTCGAGCCATCGGCGTCATGTGGGCCGTGTTCACCATCTGCTTCGTCATCATCACCGTCGTGGTCTTCATCCAGCCCTACTGGATCGGGGACAGCGTCGACACTCCGCAGGCCGGCTACTTCGGCCTCTTCCACTACTGCATCGGAAACGCGCTCACCTCGGAGCTCATCTGCAAGGGCAGCATGCTGGACTTCGCCTCGATCCCGTCACCGGCCTTCCGGACCGCCATGTTCTTCGTGGGCACCGCCATGCTGCTGATCGTGGGCACGATGGTCTGCTTCAGCCTGTTTTTGTTCTGCAACGCCGGGAACGTCTACAAGATCTGCGCGTGGATGCAGCTGGCCTCGG CGGCGTTGATGGGGATGGGCTGTATGATCTACCCGGACGGCTGGGACGCTCCAGAGGTGAAGAGGATGTGTGGCCAGAAGACGGATAAGTACAGCCTGGGGAACTGCACGGTGCGCTGGGCCTACATTCTGGCCATCATCAGCATCCTGGACGCCCTCCTCCTGGCGCTTCTGTCCTTCACCCTCGGCAACCGTCAGGACAAACTGCTTCCGGATGAGTTCCAGGTGGAGGGCGGAGCAG AAAACCCCTGA
- the srpk1a gene encoding SRSF protein kinase 1a encodes MERKVLALQARKKRGKAKKTSKKQPVNSRARHHPQQEASPQEPEEPEEILGSDDEEQEDPNDYCKGGYHHVKVGDLYGGKYHVIRKLGWGHFSTVWLSWDIQVKRFVAMKVVKSAEHYTETAVDEIKLLRSVRNSDPNDPNREMVVQMVDDFKISGINGTHVCMVFEVLGHHLLKWIIKSNYQGLPLPCVKSIIRQVLQGLDYLHTKCQIIHTDIKPENILMSVDEPYVRKLAAEATEWQRAGAPPPSGSAISTAPAPKQMVKMSKNKKKKLKKKQKRQAELLEKCILDLEEMEKTTETREDEEDEDEDPQSPKGRACAPLRQVSVLELANEETKESSVDADLTRAEPEGLLEFNCNGHVEADQTQSPSRDEDQNNGNAEPTEEEHRDGSPVHLVCNGADSPDLKEFAPEAGGRGAHSSEVTERHLPDGLEEGELDQGTLQGGAEDGRESMNGKLTAGSLLVNPLEPLNSDKIKVKIADLGNACWVNKHFTEDIQTRQYRSLEVLIGAGYSTPADVWSTACMAFELATGDYLFEPHSGEDYSRDEDHLALMIELLGKIPRHYALSGKYSQEYFTKRGDLKHITKLKPWGLLEVLVDKYEWPREEAECFTDFLLPMLALIPEKRATAAECLLHPWLNL; translated from the exons ATGGAGAGAAAAG TTCTGGCACTGCAggcgaggaagaagagggggaaagCCAAGAAGACCAGCAAAAA GCAGCCAGTCAATTCCAGAGCTCGACATCATCCCCAGCAAGAAGCCTCGCCTCAGGAGCCCGAGGAACCCGAGGAGATCCTCGGCTCTGAcgatgaggagcaggaggacccCAACGACTACTGCAAAG GTGGTTATCACCATGTGAAAGTAGGAGACCTTTACGGTGGAAAATACCATGTGATCCGGAAACTGGGCTGGGGACACTTCTCCACCGTGTGGCTCTCCTGGGACATCCA GGTGAAGAGGTTTGTTGCCATGAAGGTGGTGAAGAGTGCAGAGCATTACACGGAGACTGCAGTGGATGAGATCAAACTCCTCAGATCC GTGAGAAACTCAGACCCCAATGATCCCAACCGGGAGATGGTGGTCCAAATGGTAGATGACTTCAAGATCTCTGGTATCAATGGAACCC ACGTCTGCATGGTGTTTGAGGTGTTGGGGCATCACTTGTTGAAGTGGATAATAAAGTCTAATTATCAAGGCCTGCCCCTGCCCTGTGTGAAAAGCATCATAAGACAG GTACTCCAAGGTCTGGATTACCTGCACACAAAGTGTCAGATCATCCACACAGACATCAAGCCAGAGAATATCCTGATGAGTGTCGATGAGCCTTATGTCCGGAAGCTCGCAGCTGAAGCCACGGAGTGGCAGAGGGCTGGGGCACCGCCTCCCTCTGGTTCAGCAA TAAGCACAGCACCTGCTCCAAAACAG ATggtcaaaatgtccaaaaacaagaaaaaaaaattaaaaaagaagcagaagcgTCAGGCGGAACTGCTGGAAAAGTGCATTCTGGACCTCGAGGAGATGGAAAAGACCACAGAGACacgagaggatgaagaagacgaAGATGAGGACCCACAGTCTCCAAAGGGACGAGCGTGCGCTCCTCTCAGACAGGTGTCTGTCCTGGAGCTGGCCAATGAGGAAACAAAGG AGAGCAGCGTGGATGCCGATCTCACAAGGGCGGAACCTGAGGGCCTGTTGGAGTTTAACTGTAATGGCCACGTGGAGGCGGACCAGACGCAGTCCCCTTCGAGGGACGAAGACCAAAACAATGGCAACGCGGAGCCCACAGAGGAGGAGCATCGCGACGGGTCCCCGGTTCACCTCGTCTGCAACGGTGCAGACTCTCCAGATCTCAAGGAGTTTGCTCCTGAGGCGGGAGGCCGGGGAGCGCACAGCAGTGAAGTAACTGAGAGGCACCTCCCTGATgggctggaggagggagagctggatcAAGGCACTTTGCAGGGGGGAGCAGAGGACGGGCGCGAAAGCATGAACG GCAAGCTGACAGCAGGATCCCTGTTAGTTAACCCCCTTGAGCCACTCAATTCAGACAAGATCAAGGTCAAGATTGCGGACTTGGGAAATGCTTGCTGGGTG AACAAGCACTTTACTGAGGACATCCAGACACGGCAGTACCGGTCCTTGGAGGTGCTCATCGGTGCGGGCTACAGCACACCGGCCGACGTGTGGAGCACAGCCTGCATG GCCTTTGAGCTCGCCACAGGGGACTACTTGTTTGAGCCACATTCTGGGGAGGACTATTCCAGGGATGAAG ACCATCTTGCTCTCATGATTGAGTTGCTCGGTAAGATCCCTCGTCACTATGCCCTGAGTGGGAAATACTCGCAGGAATACTTCACCAAGAGAG GGGATTTGAAACACATCACCAAGCTGAAGCCCTGGGGCCTGCTGGAGGTGCTGGTGGACAAGTACGAGTGGCCCCGAGAAGAAGCAGAGTGCTTCACTGACTTCCTGCTTCCCATGCTGGCACTGATCCCAGAGAAGAGAGCTACCGCCGCAGAGTGCTTGCTGCACCCCTGGCTCAACCTCTAG